One segment of Nostoc piscinale CENA21 DNA contains the following:
- the petH gene encoding ferredoxin--NADP reductase gives MYNQGAVESAANTESGSRIFVYEVVGLRQNEETDQTNYPIRKSGSVFIRVPYNRMNQEMRRITRLGGKIVSIQPASALEQLNGKAAVVNAAPVETANNEGNGQATPVKAKSEAKGFAKPPAEEQPKNKVNQGNTMTQAKAKKAHADVPVNTYRPNAPFIGKCISNEPLVGEGGIGIVQHIKFDLSGSDLKYIEGQSIGIIPPGVDKNGKPEKLRLYSIASTRHGDDVDDKTVSLCVRQLEYKHPETGETVYGVCSTHLCFLKPGEDVKITGPVGKEMLLPDDPEANVIMMATGTGIAPMRAYLWRMFKDAERAANPEYQFKGFSWLIFGVPTTPNILYKEELEEMQQKYPDNFRLTYAISREQKNAQGGRMYIQDRVAEHADELWQLIKNEKTHTYICGLRGMEDGIDAALTAAAAKEGVTWSDYQKEIKKAGRWHVETY, from the coding sequence ATGTACAATCAAGGTGCTGTTGAGAGTGCTGCCAACACAGAATCAGGTAGCCGCATCTTCGTTTACGAAGTGGTGGGTCTGCGTCAGAACGAAGAAACTGATCAAACGAACTACCCAATTCGTAAAAGTGGCAGTGTGTTCATCAGAGTGCCTTACAACCGCATGAATCAAGAAATGCGACGTATCACTCGCCTAGGCGGCAAAATTGTTAGCATTCAACCTGCAAGTGCTCTAGAGCAACTTAATGGTAAGGCCGCAGTTGTGAACGCTGCACCTGTAGAGACTGCTAACAATGAGGGGAATGGTCAAGCCACACCTGTGAAAGCGAAAAGTGAAGCCAAAGGCTTCGCTAAACCACCAGCTGAAGAACAGCCCAAGAATAAAGTTAACCAAGGCAACACCATGACTCAAGCGAAAGCCAAAAAAGCCCACGCTGACGTTCCTGTAAACACTTATCGTCCTAATGCTCCATTTATCGGTAAGTGTATATCTAATGAGCCGTTAGTTGGAGAAGGCGGGATTGGTATTGTTCAGCACATTAAATTTGACCTTTCTGGCAGCGATTTGAAGTACATCGAAGGTCAAAGTATTGGAATTATTCCGCCTGGTGTAGACAAGAATGGCAAGCCAGAAAAACTCAGATTATATTCTATTGCTTCTACTCGTCATGGCGATGATGTAGATGACAAGACAGTTTCGTTGTGCGTCCGCCAGTTGGAATATAAGCATCCAGAAACGGGTGAAACAGTTTATGGTGTTTGCTCTACACACCTGTGTTTCCTAAAACCAGGAGAAGACGTAAAAATCACCGGGCCAGTGGGTAAAGAAATGTTATTACCCGATGACCCCGAAGCCAATGTGATTATGATGGCAACTGGTACAGGTATCGCGCCTATGCGTGCTTATCTGTGGCGGATGTTTAAGGATGCAGAAAGAGCAGCTAACCCAGAGTACCAATTTAAAGGATTCTCTTGGTTAATCTTTGGTGTGCCGACAACTCCCAATATTCTATATAAAGAAGAATTGGAAGAAATGCAGCAGAAGTATCCTGATAACTTCCGCTTGACTTATGCTATCAGCCGCGAACAAAAGAATGCTCAAGGCGGCAGAATGTACATTCAAGACCGTGTAGCAGAACACGCTGATGAACTGTGGCAATTAATTAAAAATGAAAAAACCCACACATACATCTGCGGTTTACGCGGTATGGAAGATGGCATTGATGCAGCTTTAACTGCTGCGGCTGCAAAAGAAGGCGTAACCTGGAGTGATTACCAAAAAGAAATCAAGAAAGCTGGTCGTTGGCACGTAGAAACTTACTAA